The following nucleotide sequence is from Trifolium pratense cultivar HEN17-A07 linkage group LG2, ARS_RC_1.1, whole genome shotgun sequence.
gtttggtcctcgaaaaaatggacggaaatgaccaaactgattaacggatatgtctttaagggacctattcgaacttttttttctttaagggacctattcggacctttttttctttaagggaccaatgtgaaaccaaaaatatctttaagggactattttactaattaagccgaTCTTGTTCTACAACTAAAGATGAACAATATAATAATGTGCTCATTCATCACATCTTACAATGGAGATgaataaattattgttttaaGTTTGTGAATTCAAACCACGACGACATTGTTGCAAAAAATTAGATATATTCtaataaaattagatttttgaATTCCCGAAtttaaaaatctaatttttctacaaaataaaaataaattagatttttgAATTCGGGAATTTAATTCAACGAAAAAGAAGTGAAGTAAGAAATGAATGTGACAAGTTTGACATGTTTATGTGAGTTGtctcaaaataaaaatgtcataCGTTTTTTTATTTAACGAAACTGCTATTGGGAGAACATAATGGTTCCTCTGGTGAGATCGTGTTGTTCATTGTTCTTCAACTTCAGGCGTTCCTCTTTCTGTTATGTATATCGCAAACGTTGTTCAAAGCATCCACAAAAGTTTTTTGTGGTTTATCTTTGTTTTTGGCTTCCACGGTTGGTTCATCGACTACTTGAAGGCAAGGCCATGTAATTATGACATAAACCTAGATAATCAGAGGAAGAAAATTGGTGGTGGTGATGAAGATGAGCTTACCCTAATATGAAGAAAGCTGGAATAAGGGTGATAGATGAACAATGTTATTAGCAATGTTTTTTATTGCATATTGTAGATAAACTACATTTGTTTGTCATCccatacatttatttattatttgaacTCAAAGAGTCAATGTCCTacaaacataaacataatacTTCATAACAACAATCCAACATTAAATCACATGAGGCATTGAAGGAGGTCAATGATGTATTTGACGCTTTTTCGGGTCAACGGTCTCTCGGTGATGCCATTAGCTCCTGATTCATGAAACATTTGTTTATCATGATCattgatgtttgttaaaatgccCACCACCTTGCTTGGTACACCCATTGCACGCATCTGTCTCACAAACTGCATAAATAAGGCACAACCCTTTTAGTGGTAGAattttgtgtgtttgtgtgaTCACTATGAAAGCAATTAAGAATATTACATTAGATGAGTTATTtctaactaaattttttttcgttTGAAGAAGTTGAATTAGTTCACCCAAATTAGCACCTGAGAGAatcaaacctgagaccttaaggaggagcataCTCTCAAGTCTCAAGCCAATACCATCAGACCAACTTAAGTGGGTTGAGTTATGTCTAACTAAATGATTGTATTAATTATCAACGTTtgcttaaataaaaatttgacaaCTCATTTTCCGAATTAGATTATGTTGAGTCAAATTTATCATGTTGCCGACCATAGGAATTTGATTGAGAGATAAAGGAGTATTTTGCTCATGTATGATAATAGGTGACTATATTGCTAATGAAAATCAGTGTAATTGATAATAATTCATCTCGGGTCTAGAAAGGATGCAAATTTCATATATATCGTCAATATGATGTTGTTagtgcataatttttttttttttgtgtagtCTTTAAATCTTGGGAGTTCTCTGATCTGGTCGACCCCAAGATCCACCATCAATATGaggttaactttttttttatttaatttgctaCCTCGGTCAACTAACTACTAATTAGTTTAAAAAGTGACATGTGGGATTAGCAAAATGGAAAAaagggaaaataatttttttggtacctCAGGTCCACTGGTACTGgacaaatcaaaatcaacaaaaatgaaatcaaatttaGCACCAGTCAACAAAACTTGCATTGCCTCTTGAGCACCAATTGCAGACTCTGTTCGAACACCTATTGATTCAAGCATATTACGCTCCAAATGTCTAGTTGCAGTTACACCATTTACTAGCAATGCATTGATGGTATACTGAGTGCTGCTTGATTCATGCTTTTTGATTTGGATTTGCTTCTCCTCAGGATGCCTCTGTCGTTTATGTCCTATGATTCTTGCGTCCATCGTTTGATTAATTGTAGTTTCTGCACAAAAAGAAATACAAAGTAAGTAATCTATACAAAAGATCAAAATGGTGAGAATaggaatatgatttttttaagcaaaaaaaaaaattataaaaaaaagaagtacaAAGAGTTAGGGCATAAACCTAACCAAACAACCATTGAATCAGCCCTAAAAAGGGTATTACAACAAAGATTAACAAAaatggtaaaaaataaaaacataatacaATCCGGTTAATGAACTCAAATGTGTAGCAGAtaaatacacacaaaaaaacaaCCTCGCAAACCCAACATGGGGAACAAAACCAGATTGAAAAACAAAGTGATGTCTAAAAGGCCGCAAGCATTAAATCAAATTAGAGACGAGcctaaataaattcaaatcgaTCTTTTTAAAAATGACGAATGAACCGATTGTTAATACGGACAAATTCATGTACTAACATCCCCTGCGACAAATCACAACACGTGTAATAGCTCTTTCAAGCCAAACAAACTAGACCACCATGAATCAGATCTAAGACATTCGAACCACATctagacaaaaataaaacaacatgGCGGCGGCAAGGTCTTGAAGAAACCACGAGCAATGGTGTCGTGTGTCTCGTAGAAGTTCACTTGGTAACGATGATCTATTACACGATACGCAAGATTCCACCATAATTTCAAACATGTTATTCTTTTACGAATATTAAAAAGagaatatatacatatataatcaACAGGAAACCATAATGTACAACAGTAGTAAGTAATCGAAAAATGAAAGCACAATTATACGATATTGCAATTAGCAACCTCACAAAAAGCTTGAAATttattagcttataaaaatGTAACCGAAAATTCGCCCCTCTATCCTTAGATCTGAAAAATTGTTATCTTCAAGTAAATTCGAGGATACGCTTATATAGACAAtgccaagaaaaagaaaatttaaattatttacatatgtaatataatatcattaattttaattatgcaaatatttgtctttttttgtaatatattttgtcaatttttgttgttgttgatagacgaaatgacaaagtcgtTGAAAATTCACAAACACACAAAGTGGAATGACTGAAGTTCGAACTCAGATAATgacgtccgacactagcaatttcggtATTTCTGCCGGTTAAGCTGGAATTCGTGAActattttgtcaattttttacttattaggaaaaagaataaaaaaatcacacattaataaattcatatatttaatatacGCTAACGTGCATATTATTATTCTAAGGATTTAATTtgtaattcatatatattctcAAATAAGAATTGTCATGTTACTCATGTATATAGGATTTATTTTTGGTCTGTAAATTTGGTTTTATTGGTTCCTCCAAATTTGATGTTCCGTGCGGTTTTATTTGTAGCGTCAACTAAAATCCACgaaaaatagaaaacatttgACGCTACATGCATATTAGCACAAGCTTTAAGTCAGTTGAGATTGTCGCATAACTTCTCACCATAACGATTTCATGAGCACACATGAGACGGTCACTAGATATTAGTGTCGGTTAATCCGTAACTTTCGAGTGTCACTATACAACATTCGCcagttttgaaaatttgtttttatagttTTGCGTCTCATGAAGCCGACACTACTACATCTAtcttaaatactccctccgtttcaaaatgtaagtcactacttacattttggaacggagggagtataaaacagtactccctccgtgacaCTTTATaagttaaattatattttttatctattAATGTATATGATCTATAATACTCCATcttatcctttttataagaaacattttattttttaggttcattgaataattaatgtatctagtttatattatagactagatacataaTTTACTTAACGAACCTAAAATATTGATTgtttaatttcttataaaaatgactgaaagttatattatagatcaaatacagAATATACaatattcaatgaacctaaaatctaaaataaaatatatagtgGTCAAagtctaaaataaaaataaaataaaaagatagatACGgacaattaaaaagaaaaagatgaaagTTTATAGTGGTCAGagtctaaaataaaataaaaaatagtggtCAACATTAGTTTATGTCTTggtgatttaatttaatgaaaagTTAGCCAAAATGATTCATTTGAAGTTATTTTAGTTCCTTAAAAGAAAGTTGTACACACAtacttgaattttatttgtgcttaaattatcaaatttatctctaattttatttattttttgatgtcTAAATACTTTTcgtgtagaaaaaaaaaatcaagttatTTTAACATTATCCGACACAATATATCTCACAACTTCAGAAATTGAACTCCTTTGTTATTGTTGTATTCACACATTCAAAGTATATATATGTGATTATTGAATCTTGATCGGACAATTTAAGAAgaattatattttactttttattttatatttttaaatatcaaaattaaatctAAACCATCCGATAATAATTAAACAACCAACAATATTTTGAATGTGtgaaaaaaatagtatttataAAATACACTCATTTTAgtacaagaaaataaaatcgCAAAGAGGGTCGAGTTTAATAACACATGAAACTACACAAGATGTTTGATTTATAGCCCATTAGATAATGAAATTATATATAGCATGACCAATAAGATCTCAAAGATTAAAGGATGACAATAACTTATCAACCAAAGAAGTATAGGAAATGAAAATGACATTAAAAGAAAACAAGTACACATCGAATGGTAGTTCTATGTCTCTAAACAAAACACAGAAAACAAATTAAGCACTAGaaagccattaaaaaaaaatcagcactAAAAAATTCTTAATGTGCAAACCTTAATTGTTTTAAGATATTAtgcaaatagtttatgcaatataaattaagttttatgttattttataagttcacactagtgaaaattgtaattttataagctattttatcataaattaccttgacaaacttataataatatataaaatttgcataagttgtttgcataagttctaaataagaggaaaaaaagtcagGTCAAACGATACCTAAGTATGTTTTTTATGTCTGTtgactaactttttttttttgaaaaaaccaAGAAAGTTTATTGACCAACTTGATTATATAAtactttattaatttatttgacTATACTCTCTAACGATatattttaagaataatttttatgattcaTCATTTTTACATGCATATTTATCTATGAGTCTGAATATATATTACAAGTattatgtttatatttataaaagataataTTCCAAGTTATTTTTATAGGATCTTAAgccttataaaatatttttaatacatatagTTGAATATTTaactttaaatatttgaatattataaatttaacaataaaagtaatttataaaaagatgaatttgaattaacttttactattttaatcaaattattataaaaatcatttttaaaaacacaaagaaaaaattactttttttcttcGAGGGGTGAGGTGCTTAAGTACTCGTGGGACAATTAGAATATGGAGATTATGGTCTCTGTTAGAGTGGAAGAGGGTGATAGAGATGAGAGAAAGAGATTATCAAAAGcattgattttattattgactTTGGTACAATTTATAGAGTTACAAATTGTACAATTACTTAACAAACAAGCTAACTAACTCTAACTGACATAGTTAGTTAGCAACTAATCAACAATACACAAAGTAGTTATAACTAACTGTTACAACTAACTAACATCAAATACTAACTTGCAAAGCAAGTAACAAACTCAATACAAACAGTGAAGACAAATGTGGTGATAGATGCTCCAACATCTGTTGCAGCATTGGAGGGATTGAATTGCTTTCTCAACACTCCCCTTCAATTCAATTTCTCTGTCTTCACAACGCCTAACATGCTCCTTAGCTCCTTGAACCTATCAGCCCTCAGTGGCTTGGTAAGGATATCTGCAATTTGAATTTCTGTCCTGCAATGCATCACATTCAGTTTGCCTTTGCTGACTTGGTCTCTTAGAAAGTGATACTTGGTTTCAATGTGCTTTGACCTTCCATGTGCAATGGGGTTCTTTGCCAAGCTGATTGCAGATTTATTGTCAACATTCAATCTCATAGGCTTCACATAGTTGATCTTCAATTCTTCTAGTAAGGATTCAAGCCAAACTGCTTGACAAGCTGCTTGTGCTGCTGCTACATACTCAGCCTCACAACTAGATAATGCCACTATGTTCTGCTTCTTTGAAGACCATGAGATAGGTGAATTTCTGAACCTGAACCAGTAACCTGATGTGCTCCTTCTATCATCTTTGTCTCCACACCAGTCAGAGTCTGAGAAACCTTCAAGTTCAATTTGAGTTTCACTGTTGCTTGTTGGAAAAGCTAGACCATAATCCTGTGTACCCTTCAAGTATCTTAGGATCCTTTTTGCTGCAATCAAGTGAGAAGTTTTAGGCTTACTCATGAACCTACTCACTGAGCCCACTGCATAGTTAATGTCTGGTCTTGTATTGCAGATGAACCTCAAGCTGCCAACTACCTGCTTGAACAAAGTAGCATCTACTGcttgttcatcttcattttttgacaatttCAAATTTGCATCCATTGGAGTTTCAGCTGCTTTGCAATTCTCCATTTGAAATCTCTTTAATACATCTTCAATGTATTTTCTCTGATGCAATACAATACCATCTGAAGCATAGTGAAATTCTAATCCAAGGAAGTAATTGAGTTTGCCTAAGTcactcatctcaaactcacttTTCAATCTCCCCTTGAATTTCTCAATGCTAGTTGTGCTGTGACCTGTAATCAgcaaatcatctacatacaGGCAAATGACAATAGCATCTGAGATATCACTTCCCTTCATGTATACACCAAATTCAACAGTGCACTTCACAAAACCTTCCTTTTGCAGAAATTCATCAATCCTTTTattccaagctcttggagcttgtttaagGCCATATAAAGCTTTGTTAAGCTTATACACTTTGTTCTTTTCTGATGCAAGTTCAAACCCAGGTGGTTGCAGTACATAAACCTCTTCTTCCAATGGACCATTGAGAAAAGCAGATTTTACATCCATATGGTATAGTGACCAATTGTATGAACTGGCTATTGCAATCACTAACCTGATAGTTTCCATTCTTGCTACTGGTGCATACACCTCAGTGTAATCAATTCCTTCTTGCTGAAGAAATCCTCTTGCAACCAACCTTGCCTTGTGTTTCACTATCTTGCCATCTGGATCCTTTTTCaatttgaacacccatttcacaCTAATAGCTTTTTTCTGTGGAGGTAGCTCAACCAATTTCCATGTGTGATTCTTTTCAATTGAATGGAGTTCTTCTTTCATTGCTGCATTCCACTTTGAACTTACTACAGC
It contains:
- the LOC123904015 gene encoding uncharacterized protein LOC123904015, giving the protein MDARIIGHKRQRHPEEKQIQIKKHESSSTQYTINALLVNGVTATRHLERNMLESIGVRTESAIGAQEAMQVLLTGAKFDFIFVDFDLSSTSGPEFVRQMRAMGVPSKVVGILTNINDHDKQMFHESGANGITERPLTRKSVKYIIDLLQCLM